One window from the genome of Pedobacter schmidteae encodes:
- a CDS encoding MFS transporter, which translates to MNNTVTIKQQHQGISTLLAFALLPLSGFATDIYIPSLPSMASSLHVGSLQVQLTLSLFLISYGISQLFIGSVLDSFGRYKLSLICLVVFAAASIVIANTHNIYLIYLMRIIHGFTVGTIIVAKRAYFVDLFTGDQLKHYLSLFSIIWSTGPIVAPFLGGYLQTAFGWESNFYFLAILAILLAILEYMFSGETLTHFSDFSLKKITGVYITMIKTASFSLGIVMLGLAYTMVMIYNMTGPFIIEHHLHFSPVIAGYSSLVLGFAWMVGGFIGKATINSPFFKKMTTNLFLQLGFVLAMIITVQFISSLYTMVLFAFLIHVTAGYIFNNYFTFCLGLFPKNAGIASGLTGGITYVIVSFLSYTVISFLPAKDEHHLSASYLVLAVLSAFIMFTIYRMSKKTDHQAIP; encoded by the coding sequence TTGAATAACACAGTTACCATAAAACAACAACATCAGGGTATTTCAACCCTGCTTGCATTTGCCTTGCTCCCACTTTCGGGCTTTGCAACTGACATTTACATTCCATCATTACCATCAATGGCCTCCAGTCTGCATGTCGGCAGTCTCCAGGTTCAGCTTACCTTAAGCTTGTTTTTGATCAGCTACGGTATCTCGCAACTCTTTATAGGCAGTGTGCTGGATAGTTTCGGTCGTTATAAACTAAGTTTGATTTGTCTGGTGGTTTTTGCAGCAGCTAGTATTGTCATTGCCAATACACATAACATTTACCTTATTTACCTAATGCGTATCATTCATGGTTTTACCGTTGGGACGATAATCGTAGCTAAACGCGCTTATTTTGTCGATCTTTTTACCGGCGATCAGCTGAAACATTATTTGAGCCTTTTTTCTATTATCTGGTCTACCGGTCCAATTGTAGCACCTTTCCTGGGCGGTTATCTGCAAACGGCCTTTGGTTGGGAATCTAACTTCTATTTCCTTGCGATACTGGCCATACTTTTGGCCATACTTGAATATATGTTCAGCGGCGAAACCCTGACACATTTTTCCGATTTTTCTTTGAAAAAGATCACGGGCGTATACATCACCATGATCAAAACCGCGAGTTTTAGTCTGGGTATAGTAATGCTGGGATTGGCCTATACCATGGTAATGATTTACAACATGACCGGGCCTTTTATCATCGAACATCATTTACATTTTAGCCCGGTAATTGCCGGCTACAGTTCATTAGTACTGGGTTTTGCCTGGATGGTTGGCGGTTTCATTGGTAAAGCAACTATCAACAGTCCTTTCTTTAAAAAGATGACCACTAATCTGTTCTTACAGCTGGGATTTGTATTGGCCATGATCATCACTGTACAGTTTATTTCCAGTTTGTACACCATGGTTCTGTTCGCTTTTCTGATTCATGTCACAGCAGGTTATATCTTTAACAATTACTTTACTTTCTGTCTGGGACTTTTTCCTAAAAACGCAGGGATTGCCAGTGGTTTAACTGGTGGTATTACTTATGTTATCGTCTCTTTTTTAAGCTATACGGTTATATCCTTCCTGCCTGCGAAAGACGAACATCACCTTAGCGCCAGTTATCTGGTATTGGCTGTATTATCGGCGTTTATTATGTTTACCATTTACCGGATGAGCAAAAAAACCGATCACCAGGCTATTCCATAG
- a CDS encoding PAS domain-containing protein, with the protein MNLFEGNLGYGQSSSKDELIRLLSAYQRAVDNSVISSITDITGTIIYVNKKFCEVSQYSANELIGQSHSLINSGHHPKQFFKNMWQTIARGEVWHGEIKNLAKDKSYYWVDSVIVPIKNKAGKPFQYLSLRTLISSRKANEEKERLQNVKHMEEMLFKISHQMRQPVVQILGLSELIDQNKDASDDLKQAIAYLKNSAQALDQYTRELSGFISQIKE; encoded by the coding sequence ATGAATTTATTTGAAGGGAATTTAGGGTATGGGCAATCAAGTTCAAAAGATGAGTTAATCAGGTTACTATCCGCTTATCAACGTGCGGTAGACAATAGTGTGATATCTTCCATCACCGACATTACAGGGACCATCATTTACGTCAATAAAAAATTCTGTGAAGTTTCGCAATATAGCGCCAATGAATTGATCGGCCAAAGCCATAGCCTGATCAATTCCGGTCATCATCCCAAACAGTTCTTTAAGAATATGTGGCAAACCATCGCCCGGGGCGAAGTATGGCATGGTGAAATTAAAAATCTGGCCAAAGACAAAAGTTATTACTGGGTAGATAGCGTCATCGTCCCAATTAAAAATAAAGCAGGAAAACCCTTTCAATATTTGTCTTTAAGAACGCTGATATCCAGTAGAAAGGCCAACGAAGAAAAAGAACGCTTGCAAAATGTAAAACATATGGAAGAAATGCTCTTTAAAATTTCTCATCAGATGCGTCAGCCTGTTGTTCAGATTCTGGGCTTATCTGAACTAATTGATCAAAATAAGGATGCCTCCGATGATTTGAAACAGGCCATCGCTTATCTTAAAAACTCTGCCCAGGCCCTGGATCAATATACCCGCGAATTATCAGGTTTTATCAGTCAGATTAAAGAATAA
- a CDS encoding CDGSH iron-sulfur domain-containing protein: MSKTKLTINNNGSVKVEGDFEIVDRNGNVYGLQGRTTLSICRCGLSKNKPFCDGAHNGHFEHEAVAFELPPKKA, encoded by the coding sequence ATGTCAAAAACAAAACTTACAATTAACAATAACGGTTCGGTTAAGGTTGAAGGAGATTTCGAAATTGTAGATAGAAACGGCAACGTTTATGGACTACAGGGGAGAACTACATTATCTATTTGCCGTTGTGGATTATCTAAAAACAAACCATTTTGTGATGGCGCCCACAATGGACATTTTGAGCATGAGGCTGTTGCCTTTGAGCTTCCTCCAAAAAAAGCATAA
- a CDS encoding HEAT repeat domain-containing protein — MKLSFFKCSVFALGVLLSGSSYGQQIQKPGLKSATAFAIVVDDVTYQKAKAEIDNYRTAIEKSGLGTYIISHQWKNPDQIRTILKGLYKDAQKLEGTVLIGDIPIPMIRDAQYLTSTFKMNQKINWQRSSVPSDRFYDDFHLSFDFLKQDTAKKDYFYYSISPVGSQQIKMSIYSARIKPPVFEGKNKYDLIKAYLTKVVAEKSKQNKVNDVFISTAHGYNSESLNAWAGEQLAFKNQFPGLFRPGNQLKFFNFSNSTFLKFNLLSALKNQDLDMAIMHGHGSPDLQLINGYPAVSNPQGSIENITRYLRAKVRSAKEDGRDVQKVKEGFVKSLGVSMAWMDNALDEKVTIADSLFNENLDIHIKDIINTKPNARFVMLDNCLTGSFHLDEYLAGYYPFSEGKNVVAIANSIGVLQDLWPNQLLGIMQHGSRVGNWFKHVAYLETHIMGDPTFSFSNNGSFDVNKAITGNNNVAYWKAVLVKPDADLQALALIYLADLMKPAEFSALLKQTYFNSYYETTRTQAFVLLEKLNNADYHQVLKAAVNDPYEFIRRRAVYEISENGSDEFVPAMVSMIVNDFQSERVASKIRGMLPFMNAAACLKEIDKQITPENLVHFDDTRETLVKSIKYSDQKVAQMIDTALDKTKSDKIRLGDISTMRAYRYHQTIPALVSIVKDKSNSDYVRLHTLEVLSWFPRSYRKAEIVALCKEIVASAAYNDDLKKQAQKNITLFL, encoded by the coding sequence ATGAAATTAAGTTTTTTTAAATGCTCAGTTTTTGCTTTAGGCGTACTGCTGTCAGGCTCGTCCTACGGCCAACAAATTCAAAAACCAGGGTTAAAGTCGGCCACCGCTTTTGCTATTGTGGTGGATGACGTGACTTATCAAAAAGCCAAAGCTGAAATAGACAACTACAGAACTGCAATAGAAAAAAGTGGTTTGGGAACCTATATCATTTCCCATCAATGGAAAAATCCGGACCAGATCAGGACCATCCTGAAGGGCCTTTATAAAGATGCGCAAAAACTGGAGGGGACAGTCCTGATTGGTGATATTCCTATTCCGATGATCAGGGATGCCCAGTACCTGACTTCTACGTTTAAAATGAACCAGAAGATCAATTGGCAACGTTCTTCGGTGCCTTCTGACCGTTTTTATGACGATTTTCATCTGTCATTCGATTTTCTGAAACAGGACACGGCAAAGAAAGATTACTTCTATTATTCCATTAGCCCTGTGGGTAGTCAGCAGATCAAAATGAGCATCTATTCGGCAAGGATTAAACCTCCGGTATTTGAAGGAAAAAATAAGTACGACCTCATTAAGGCTTATCTGACTAAAGTAGTAGCCGAGAAAAGCAAACAGAACAAGGTAAATGATGTGTTTATCTCAACCGCGCACGGTTATAACTCCGAGTCGTTAAATGCCTGGGCTGGCGAACAGCTGGCCTTCAAAAATCAGTTTCCGGGACTGTTTCGTCCAGGGAACCAGCTGAAGTTTTTTAATTTTTCTAATAGCACCTTTTTAAAATTTAACCTGTTGTCGGCCTTAAAAAATCAGGATCTGGATATGGCCATTATGCACGGACATGGTTCGCCAGACCTTCAGCTGATCAATGGTTATCCTGCGGTTTCCAATCCACAGGGTTCTATTGAGAACATTACCCGTTACCTGCGCGCCAAAGTACGTTCGGCAAAAGAAGATGGCAGAGATGTGCAGAAAGTAAAAGAAGGTTTTGTAAAATCCTTAGGGGTTTCAATGGCCTGGATGGACAATGCGCTGGATGAGAAAGTGACCATTGCCGATTCCCTTTTTAATGAAAACCTGGATATTCATATCAAAGACATCATCAATACCAAACCGAATGCGCGTTTTGTGATGCTTGACAATTGTTTGACCGGTTCGTTTCACCTGGATGAATACCTTGCAGGTTATTATCCTTTTTCGGAAGGAAAAAATGTGGTGGCTATTGCCAATAGTATAGGGGTGCTGCAGGATCTTTGGCCCAATCAATTGCTAGGCATCATGCAGCATGGCAGTCGCGTAGGCAACTGGTTTAAACACGTGGCTTACCTGGAAACCCACATTATGGGCGACCCGACATTTAGCTTTAGCAACAACGGCAGCTTTGATGTGAACAAAGCCATTACCGGCAACAATAATGTGGCCTATTGGAAAGCTGTTTTGGTCAAGCCTGATGCTGATCTTCAGGCCCTTGCTTTAATTTACCTGGCGGATTTGATGAAGCCGGCAGAGTTTTCGGCATTGCTGAAACAGACTTACTTTAATTCATACTACGAAACCACCAGAACACAGGCCTTTGTATTGCTGGAGAAGCTGAACAATGCTGATTACCACCAGGTTTTGAAGGCTGCCGTAAACGATCCGTATGAATTTATCAGACGTAGGGCGGTATACGAGATCAGTGAAAACGGCAGTGATGAATTTGTTCCGGCAATGGTGTCGATGATTGTCAATGATTTCCAATCTGAAAGGGTAGCCTCAAAAATCCGTGGTATGTTGCCTTTCATGAATGCCGCTGCCTGCCTGAAAGAAATTGATAAACAAATTACACCTGAAAACCTGGTTCATTTTGATGATACCCGCGAAACACTGGTAAAATCTATCAAATACAGCGATCAGAAAGTTGCACAAATGATTGATACAGCTTTAGATAAAACCAAATCGGATAAGATCAGACTGGGCGATATCAGTACCATGCGAGCTTACCGCTACCATCAAACCATTCCGGCACTGGTTAGTATTGTGAAGGATAAGAGCAATAGCGATTACGTACGTCTGCATACCTTAGAAGTACTGAGTTGGTTCCCAAGATCGTACCGCAAAGCAGAAATTGTAGCCTTATGCAAAGAAATCGTAGCCAGTGCTGCCTACAACGACGATTTGAAGAAACAGGCTCAAAAAAATATTACACTTTTTTTATAA
- a CDS encoding carboxypeptidase-like regulatory domain-containing protein gives MIKYLPFTRSVIVILFLLFSQNFMGFAQQNNASFKVTGTVVEKSKTKGRSPLAYAIVSINAYGMNVATDFSGKFVLNHVPAGKVTLNVKHLGKVTLDTLINLNKDLVLDVYLEEADFRLKEVAVTAKTVTGGTGTSSKISRSAIDHLQANNLADVMSLLPGGISTNPSMTFATQLNIRNVTTATNVANMNGFGTAIMMNGAPMSNNANLQTLSPTVSGASGVLGGGASPNAGFDARSISMDNVESVEVIRGVPGVEYGDITSGVVIVNTKAGNQPLKVNANTNPNVYQISATKGADLGGNRGALNLGIDYAHNTTDPVQSYAYYNRVTANALYSNLFFKNRLKSNTSVDLIYGKDTRNANPDDALSKTTTSGRDLGFIFSTNGNLSFDKLWLRNLNYVARVGYTAKNSFYETEYTSATAPYAMTYTDGAVLSNKPNTDIFDVNGNKLTNIGMADRDLYAFSLPSTYVGRYNINGKELNTYFKTIATFFNKIGATNNKWLLGADFKSDKNYGDGKTFSNALPPRGSSSNLNAAFRQRIYKDIPGVNQLGLFGEEHFNTYLGSRKLEVIAGARYDRFSGSKDALSPRFNASFEVVPGVLNIRGAYGKLAKAPSVLYLHPEDAYFEYVNINETANTSIPTDQRVYMATTRVFNTENADLKIAKNEKSELGFDLNIQQYKLRVTAFRERMENGYALGNTLNTFQPVLYNQYARSGNGALPVYQLTASNTVLAKYFTPTNNQVSNNKGVEMELDLGRFPAIGSAFSLNGAWTQSESYTKGYTFFDNFSELDPAKRTHVGLYEPGMQKRNDQQFVTALRSTHNIPQIGFVVTLTTQVVWSKSNWNRFGNDSIPVKYIDKNDATVHDFDPKRANEAEFKSLIRTVADREYIKESYPPLLAFNLNLTKEIADYMRVSFFANNMFRSYPVAESKRNPGEFIKRNNSYFFGLELALTLK, from the coding sequence ATGATCAAATATTTACCCTTTACACGTAGTGTAATCGTTATTTTATTTTTGCTCTTCTCTCAAAATTTTATGGGTTTTGCCCAACAAAACAATGCCTCATTTAAGGTAACGGGAACAGTAGTTGAAAAAAGCAAAACCAAAGGAAGAAGCCCTTTGGCTTATGCTATCGTTTCGATTAATGCCTATGGAATGAATGTGGCCACCGACTTTTCGGGTAAATTTGTATTGAATCATGTGCCTGCGGGAAAGGTGACTTTAAATGTAAAGCATCTCGGTAAGGTAACCTTAGATACTTTGATAAACCTAAATAAAGACCTGGTATTAGATGTTTACCTGGAAGAAGCCGATTTTAGGTTGAAAGAGGTGGCAGTGACAGCAAAAACTGTTACTGGTGGAACGGGTACTTCTTCTAAAATTTCGAGAAGTGCGATAGATCACCTGCAGGCGAATAATCTGGCCGATGTGATGTCGCTGCTTCCGGGAGGGATAAGTACCAACCCCAGCATGACTTTTGCTACGCAGCTCAATATCAGAAACGTAACGACTGCCACCAATGTTGCCAATATGAATGGCTTCGGAACAGCCATTATGATGAATGGCGCGCCGATGTCTAACAATGCCAACCTGCAAACCCTTTCTCCAACGGTTAGTGGGGCATCTGGTGTTTTAGGTGGTGGTGCTTCGCCAAATGCAGGTTTTGATGCGCGCAGTATTTCCATGGACAATGTGGAGTCGGTTGAAGTGATTCGTGGCGTACCAGGCGTAGAATATGGAGATATTACCTCTGGAGTAGTCATTGTAAATACTAAGGCTGGCAACCAGCCTTTAAAGGTAAATGCAAATACAAATCCCAATGTGTATCAGATATCGGCTACCAAAGGGGCCGACCTGGGTGGAAACAGGGGAGCCCTGAACCTGGGCATTGATTATGCCCACAATACTACCGATCCTGTACAATCTTATGCTTATTACAATCGGGTTACAGCCAATGCCTTGTATTCGAACCTGTTTTTTAAAAACCGCTTAAAATCGAATACTTCGGTCGACCTGATTTATGGTAAAGACACACGTAATGCCAACCCGGACGATGCGCTTTCCAAAACCACTACCAGCGGTCGCGACCTCGGTTTTATTTTTAGTACCAATGGCAATCTATCGTTCGATAAGTTATGGTTACGCAACCTGAATTATGTGGCGCGTGTAGGCTATACCGCAAAAAACAGTTTTTACGAAACAGAATACACTTCGGCAACAGCGCCTTATGCCATGACTTATACGGATGGGGCAGTACTGTCCAATAAGCCGAATACGGATATTTTTGATGTGAATGGAAACAAGCTGACCAATATAGGTATGGCCGATCGTGACCTGTATGCGTTTTCATTGCCAAGTACCTATGTTGGTCGCTATAACATCAATGGTAAAGAGCTGAATACCTATTTTAAAACGATTGCTACCTTTTTTAATAAAATTGGCGCCACCAATAACAAGTGGTTGCTGGGAGCTGATTTTAAGTCGGACAAAAACTATGGTGATGGAAAAACGTTTTCAAATGCATTGCCTCCAAGAGGGAGCTCGTCTAATCTGAACGCCGCCTTTAGACAAAGGATATATAAAGATATACCAGGTGTAAATCAATTGGGGCTTTTTGGGGAGGAACACTTTAATACTTATCTGGGCAGCCGCAAATTGGAAGTGATTGCAGGTGCCCGTTATGATCGTTTTTCGGGAAGCAAAGATGCGCTTTCACCAAGGTTTAATGCTTCTTTTGAAGTGGTGCCTGGGGTTTTGAACATCAGGGGAGCTTATGGTAAACTGGCCAAGGCACCTTCTGTTCTATACCTGCACCCTGAAGATGCCTATTTTGAATATGTCAATATCAACGAAACCGCAAATACCAGCATACCTACCGATCAGCGGGTATACATGGCTACTACACGGGTATTCAATACTGAGAATGCAGATCTGAAGATCGCTAAAAACGAAAAATCGGAACTTGGATTTGACCTCAACATCCAGCAGTACAAATTGAGGGTTACGGCGTTCAGAGAGCGTATGGAGAATGGTTATGCTTTGGGAAATACGCTGAATACCTTTCAACCGGTATTGTATAATCAATATGCCCGCTCAGGTAACGGCGCTTTGCCGGTTTATCAGTTGACGGCCAGCAACACTGTATTGGCCAAATATTTTACACCTACCAACAATCAGGTGTCGAACAATAAAGGGGTGGAAATGGAGCTTGATCTGGGACGTTTTCCTGCAATTGGAAGTGCATTCTCGTTAAACGGGGCCTGGACACAATCAGAAAGTTATACAAAAGGTTATACTTTTTTTGATAATTTCAGTGAACTGGACCCTGCTAAGAGAACACATGTTGGACTATACGAACCGGGCATGCAGAAAAGAAATGACCAGCAGTTTGTGACCGCTTTACGCAGTACGCATAATATTCCTCAGATAGGTTTTGTTGTTACGCTGACTACACAAGTGGTATGGAGCAAAAGCAACTGGAATAGATTTGGTAACGATTCGATCCCGGTAAAATACATTGATAAAAATGATGCTACTGTACATGATTTTGACCCAAAAAGAGCAAACGAAGCTGAATTTAAAAGTCTGATCAGAACGGTTGCCGACAGGGAATATATAAAGGAGTCGTACCCACCATTGCTGGCCTTTAATTTAAACCTGACCAAAGAGATTGCAGATTATATGCGGGTTTCTTTTTTCGCCAATAACATGTTCAGAAGTTATCCTGTTGCCGAATCCAAGCGGAATCCGGGTGAATTCATCAAACGTAACAACAGCTATTTCTTTGGATTGGAACTGGCACTAACTTTAAAATAA
- a CDS encoding DUF4876 domain-containing protein, protein MKTFKILFFAAIFPMIFAGCKKISEGLDTERVGEYSVSVKAPSELEGVKSTAGLKIVFENFAEGFKLEKTLSEGTTKIEGLIPGIYSINISGRVENTSGESYYLSGSKINYAIIKNGSAIEIPVTGLKVSPLIFSEIYFAGTAPNYFRNQFYEVYNNSDEVIYLDGLCFANLTPATATTTLPLWPAEDGNKYAYAERIWKVPGTGKQYPLAPGESFVMAQWAANHKLPQYSPNSPIDCSSAEFEFNMNNVNFPDQPAVDMSHVFYNASASKGTLPQYLTSVFGGAYVIFRVPEGEAYDPVNNPALRTKNLASSVTTQFAKIPMNYILDAVECGHNQNMINAKRVPSVLDAGMTYVGASYNSLGVARKVAVVNPDGTPIFVDTNNSTDDFERGVVPQFRRNGTKMPSWNHTR, encoded by the coding sequence ATGAAGACATTTAAAATATTATTTTTCGCGGCCATTTTTCCTATGATTTTTGCGGGTTGCAAAAAAATAAGTGAGGGGCTGGATACAGAAAGAGTAGGCGAATACAGCGTATCGGTGAAGGCTCCATCCGAGCTGGAAGGCGTGAAAAGTACTGCAGGTCTCAAGATTGTATTTGAAAATTTTGCCGAAGGTTTCAAGTTGGAAAAAACACTGAGTGAAGGGACTACAAAAATAGAAGGTTTGATCCCGGGAATATACAGCATTAATATTTCAGGCCGGGTAGAGAATACTTCCGGAGAAAGCTATTATCTGAGCGGTAGTAAAATCAATTATGCGATTATTAAAAATGGGTCGGCTATTGAAATTCCGGTAACCGGATTAAAAGTGAGCCCGCTTATTTTTAGCGAGATTTATTTTGCGGGTACAGCCCCTAATTACTTCAGAAACCAGTTTTATGAAGTGTATAACAATTCAGACGAAGTAATTTACCTGGACGGGCTTTGTTTTGCTAATTTAACACCAGCGACGGCTACGACCACTTTGCCTTTGTGGCCGGCTGAAGATGGAAACAAATATGCTTATGCCGAGCGAATATGGAAAGTTCCGGGAACGGGCAAACAATATCCATTGGCGCCTGGCGAATCGTTTGTGATGGCTCAATGGGCTGCTAATCACAAGCTGCCTCAATACAGTCCAAATTCACCTATCGACTGTAGTTCTGCTGAATTTGAGTTTAACATGAATAATGTCAATTTTCCAGATCAGCCGGCGGTTGATATGAGCCATGTATTCTATAATGCGAGTGCCTCCAAAGGGACCTTGCCACAATATCTGACTTCTGTTTTTGGTGGTGCATATGTAATTTTCAGGGTGCCTGAAGGCGAGGCTTACGACCCGGTTAACAATCCGGCTTTACGGACTAAGAACCTGGCATCAAGTGTCACCACACAATTTGCTAAAATACCGATGAACTACATTTTGGATGCGGTAGAGTGCGGTCATAATCAGAATATGATCAATGCCAAGCGTGTGCCTTCGGTACTGGATGCGGGTATGACTTATGTTGGAGCCAGTTACAACTCTCTGGGTGTGGCCCGTAAAGTTGCGGTGGTAAACCCGGATGGTACGCCAATTTTTGTGGATACCAACAACAGCACCGATGATTTTGAGCGAGGTGTTGTACCACAGTTCAGACGCAATGGGACAAAAATGCCATCCTGGAACCATACCAGGTAA
- a CDS encoding DUF6850 family outer membrane beta-barrel protein, with product MNRYQINKLYIALFLLVGIHTASAQEGGNITPAALELLNQNSFWKKSNNAAGLQFDKPFEYSQLSAGYQRYGGNFRRPQQGTSGNGQTIATEGNLFVKDYFLTGSFSYLRDNIKSAEYNASIINPYRGMPFFIADLNPSDWNNQHYNLSFSMATPKFNDQWSFGLQGNYKASSGAKQRDIRAENTYFELSVKPSVVYSPSKRQHIGLNLFYGSVKEESGNSNVNNNVSQTYYDLMGLGTAVSYVGSGRTSNYVGDALGAGIQYHFEGNVQFFVSADYSVEAEKLQSSFTTPRDVTSVTRKIWNGKLSLKTGTDLVHFVDFNYYNRNIDGIQYITQRDNSSTQQGWITLFKNIRSTYSSQNAGVQYSLIAKEGKGNEYSWKLNAGVAYEKLKDEYILPNSIKQVENALITLNGKKNFILSDKKTKRLLIGAELGYNTNLSGRYQYNGANPDYPTVTGLEQNDFNYLSADYISAALPVVYSQQLKADSKNTLFVKGSVQYIHTKSFSYKERYYTGLSAGVNF from the coding sequence ATGAACAGATATCAAATCAATAAATTATACATCGCTTTATTCCTGCTGGTTGGTATACATACCGCTTCCGCACAGGAAGGTGGGAATATTACACCAGCTGCTTTGGAACTATTGAACCAAAACAGTTTTTGGAAGAAATCGAATAATGCGGCAGGATTGCAGTTCGACAAACCATTTGAGTACTCGCAACTGAGCGCGGGCTACCAGCGGTATGGTGGTAATTTCCGTCGTCCGCAACAAGGTACTTCGGGCAACGGACAAACCATTGCCACAGAGGGCAATCTTTTTGTAAAAGACTATTTCCTTACCGGATCTTTTAGTTATTTACGCGATAACATTAAAAGTGCAGAATACAATGCCTCCATCATCAATCCGTACAGGGGGATGCCATTTTTTATAGCCGATCTGAACCCCAGCGACTGGAACAACCAGCATTATAACCTGAGTTTTAGTATGGCCACACCAAAGTTTAACGATCAATGGTCTTTTGGTTTGCAAGGAAATTACAAAGCCTCCAGTGGGGCCAAGCAGCGCGATATTCGTGCCGAGAATACCTATTTTGAGCTATCGGTAAAACCTTCGGTAGTTTATTCTCCTTCAAAGCGTCAGCATATCGGGCTAAACCTGTTTTACGGAAGTGTAAAGGAAGAGTCGGGCAATAGCAACGTAAACAATAATGTGAGCCAGACCTACTACGATTTAATGGGACTGGGAACTGCGGTGAGTTATGTTGGAAGCGGGCGTACCAGCAATTATGTTGGCGATGCATTAGGTGCTGGTATTCAATACCATTTTGAAGGGAATGTACAGTTTTTTGTATCGGCCGACTATTCGGTTGAGGCAGAAAAACTGCAGTCAAGTTTTACCACTCCACGAGATGTAACTTCTGTGACCAGGAAAATCTGGAATGGTAAATTGTCACTTAAAACAGGCACCGATCTGGTACATTTTGTAGATTTTAACTATTACAATCGCAATATTGATGGAATTCAATACATTACGCAACGCGATAATTCGAGTACTCAGCAAGGTTGGATTACGCTTTTTAAAAATATCCGGTCTACCTACAGCAGTCAGAATGCAGGTGTGCAATACAGCCTGATTGCTAAAGAGGGCAAAGGCAATGAGTACTCCTGGAAGCTGAACGCAGGTGTGGCTTACGAGAAACTGAAAGATGAGTATATTTTACCTAATTCAATTAAGCAGGTTGAGAATGCGCTGATTACCCTAAATGGTAAAAAGAACTTTATCCTTTCTGATAAAAAAACAAAGCGGTTGCTGATTGGGGCAGAACTGGGCTACAATACCAATCTTTCGGGAAGATACCAGTATAATGGTGCCAATCCGGATTATCCAACGGTAACCGGTCTGGAACAAAATGATTTCAATTATCTTTCGGCCGATTACATTTCAGCAGCCTTACCAGTTGTATATTCGCAGCAATTAAAGGCTGATAGTAAAAATACCCTGTTTGTAAAAGGAAGTGTTCAATATATACACACCAAAAGCTTTAGTTACAAAGAAAGGTACTATACCGGGCTTAGTGCCGGTGTCAATTTTTAA